Proteins encoded by one window of Streptomyces sp. NBC_01477:
- a CDS encoding S53 family peptidase codes for MGIPARDAASRTGTGAIRARSRYRSALPGGVVAATALAMVAAIAPVAAADSTPAPAPQRVGPAPTLPAGAVRTAAPAGDTSLDLSVVLSPRDPAGLKKFITDVSTPGSPLYHQYLKTGQFSSSFGATDATVARVRAALKTQGLTTGALESDGLTLPVHTTVGAAEKAFRTGFTGFRDREGRTGVTNTVAPSVQGDVAPAITAVTGLTTTAPVRSHLSVKQKKKFTASPSASGGTSVAPRINGKTPALCSSIKNGAAGIGWNDTQQYWSARSLAGAYGMADEPNVGTGVTVGIFELESYSAKDVAAYQSCYGTNVPVSAVKVDGGPKVAANASLFIGSESALDIEDLIGLVPQASLVVYQGPDITDAQGNPAPVTYQNILDVYQKMVTDNRAQVISTSWGSCEQDTSAPFMAAENLVFQQAAAQGQTVTAASGDSGSGDCAFNGTANSGALSVDDPASQPYVLGVGGTTMTGANGAGQSTWNDGYYGATGGGVSTYVTQDGTSGFQAGVNGPGYVNACETGTGQKCRQVPDVAALGDPNTGYLIANGQEPDGSQDWGIIGGTSGASPTWAALVAQADLDLSCAADGPVGWINPALYKLPATAFRDIVDGDNYLPTDDGPTSGYYAGTGYDLTTGLGTPKARSIIPALCKAVPQQPAGTFTSVNPARILDTRYHVGVSTTTPVKANSAVALQVTGAGGVNPPAGSVVTSVVLNTTAVSPTATGHLIAYPHGTTRPTSSNLNWLKGQIIPNLVTVPVGTGGKVDLYNASGGTVHFVADVFGYFSTSATGATYTPVGPARVLDTRSHIGTPTTTPVKSNSAVAVQIAGTAGVPATGASAVILNVTATAPTATGHLIAYPDGTTQPTSSNINWVKGETRPNLVVLPIGANGKVDLFNSSSGTVHFVADVFGYYSADSAGAKFHSAGPSRVLDTRYGNGAPAIGPLASTKDLSLNLNDGNVVTGAKAVVLNVTVANGTGSGVLTVWPDGAARPSSSSLNWTKGEIVANLVTVPVINGKVDFHVNAGSVAVIADLFGYYTN; via the coding sequence ATGGGCATTCCTGCCCGCGACGCGGCGTCCCGCACCGGGACAGGGGCGATACGCGCCCGTTCCCGCTACCGCAGCGCGCTGCCCGGCGGCGTGGTGGCCGCCACCGCCCTGGCGATGGTCGCCGCGATCGCACCGGTGGCCGCGGCCGACAGCACGCCGGCCCCGGCGCCGCAGCGCGTCGGCCCCGCCCCGACGCTGCCGGCCGGCGCCGTGCGCACCGCCGCTCCCGCCGGCGACACCTCGCTCGACCTGAGCGTCGTGCTGTCGCCGCGCGACCCGGCCGGCCTGAAGAAGTTCATCACCGACGTCTCGACGCCGGGCTCACCGCTCTACCACCAGTACCTGAAGACCGGGCAGTTCAGCTCGTCCTTCGGTGCCACCGACGCCACCGTGGCCCGGGTCCGCGCGGCCCTGAAGACCCAGGGGCTGACCACGGGAGCGCTGGAGTCCGACGGTCTGACCCTGCCGGTGCACACCACGGTCGGCGCAGCAGAGAAAGCTTTCCGCACCGGCTTCACCGGCTTCCGTGACCGCGAGGGCCGTACCGGTGTGACGAACACCGTCGCCCCGTCCGTCCAGGGCGACGTGGCACCCGCCATCACCGCGGTGACCGGCCTGACCACGACGGCCCCGGTGCGCTCGCACCTCTCGGTGAAGCAGAAGAAGAAGTTCACCGCCTCCCCGAGCGCCTCCGGCGGTACGTCCGTCGCGCCGCGGATCAACGGCAAGACGCCGGCGCTGTGCAGCAGCATCAAGAACGGCGCGGCCGGCATCGGCTGGAACGACACCCAGCAGTACTGGAGCGCCCGCTCGCTGGCGGGCGCGTACGGCATGGCGGACGAGCCGAACGTCGGCACCGGCGTGACCGTGGGCATCTTCGAGCTGGAGAGCTACAGCGCCAAGGACGTCGCCGCCTACCAGTCCTGCTACGGCACCAACGTGCCGGTCAGCGCGGTCAAGGTGGACGGCGGCCCGAAGGTGGCGGCGAACGCGTCGCTGTTCATCGGCTCGGAGTCCGCGCTGGACATCGAGGACCTGATCGGGCTCGTCCCGCAGGCCTCGCTGGTCGTCTACCAGGGCCCCGACATCACCGACGCGCAGGGCAACCCGGCGCCCGTCACGTACCAGAACATCCTGGACGTCTACCAGAAGATGGTGACGGACAACCGCGCCCAGGTGATCTCCACCAGCTGGGGCAGCTGCGAGCAGGACACGTCCGCGCCCTTCATGGCGGCCGAGAACCTGGTCTTCCAGCAGGCGGCGGCCCAGGGCCAGACGGTCACGGCCGCGTCCGGTGACAGCGGTTCCGGCGACTGCGCCTTCAACGGCACCGCGAACAGCGGTGCGCTGTCCGTGGACGACCCGGCGAGCCAGCCGTACGTCCTCGGCGTCGGCGGCACCACCATGACCGGCGCGAACGGCGCCGGCCAGTCGACCTGGAACGACGGCTACTACGGCGCCACCGGTGGCGGCGTGTCCACCTACGTGACGCAGGACGGTACGTCCGGCTTCCAGGCCGGCGTCAACGGCCCGGGCTACGTCAACGCGTGCGAGACCGGGACGGGGCAGAAGTGCCGGCAGGTTCCGGACGTCGCCGCGCTCGGCGACCCCAACACCGGCTACCTGATCGCCAACGGCCAGGAGCCGGACGGCTCGCAGGACTGGGGCATCATCGGCGGCACCTCCGGCGCCTCGCCGACCTGGGCAGCCCTGGTCGCGCAGGCCGACCTGGACCTGTCGTGCGCGGCGGACGGCCCGGTGGGCTGGATCAACCCGGCGCTGTACAAGCTCCCGGCGACCGCCTTCCGTGACATCGTCGACGGCGACAACTACCTGCCCACCGACGACGGTCCGACCTCCGGCTACTACGCCGGCACCGGTTACGACCTCACCACGGGCCTGGGCACCCCGAAGGCCCGCAGCATCATCCCCGCGCTGTGCAAGGCGGTTCCGCAGCAGCCGGCCGGCACCTTCACCTCGGTGAACCCGGCCCGCATCCTCGACACCCGCTACCACGTCGGGGTGTCCACGACCACGCCGGTCAAGGCCAACTCCGCGGTGGCGCTCCAGGTCACCGGCGCGGGCGGCGTCAACCCGCCGGCCGGCTCCGTCGTCACCTCCGTGGTGCTCAACACCACCGCGGTCTCGCCGACGGCGACCGGTCACCTGATCGCGTACCCGCACGGCACGACCCGCCCCACCTCCTCGAACCTCAACTGGCTCAAGGGGCAGATCATCCCGAACCTGGTCACCGTGCCGGTCGGGACGGGCGGCAAGGTGGACCTCTACAACGCCAGCGGCGGCACGGTCCACTTCGTGGCCGACGTCTTCGGCTACTTCTCCACCTCGGCGACCGGCGCCACCTACACCCCGGTCGGCCCGGCCCGCGTGCTGGACACCCGCTCGCACATCGGGACGCCGACGACCACGCCGGTCAAGTCCAACTCCGCGGTGGCGGTGCAGATCGCCGGCACCGCCGGTGTCCCGGCCACGGGCGCCTCGGCCGTCATCCTGAACGTGACGGCCACCGCCCCGACCGCGACCGGCCACCTGATCGCGTACCCGGACGGCACGACGCAGCCGACCTCGTCCAACATCAACTGGGTGAAGGGCGAGACGCGTCCGAACCTGGTGGTGCTGCCGATCGGCGCGAACGGCAAGGTGGACCTGTTCAACTCCAGCAGCGGCACGGTGCACTTCGTGGCCGACGTCTTCGGCTACTACTCGGCGGACAGCGCGGGCGCGAAGTTCCACTCCGCGGGCCCGAGCCGGGTGCTCGACACCCGTTACGGCAACGGCGCGCCGGCGATCGGTCCGCTCGCCTCCACCAAGGACCTGTCGCTGAACCTCAACGACGGCAACGTGGTGACCGGCGCCAAGGCGGTCGTGCTCAACGTGACGGTCGCCAACGGCACCGGCAGCGGTGTGCTCACCGTGTGGCCCGACGGAGCGGCCCGGCCGTCCTCGTCCAGCCTCAACTGGACGAAGGGCGAGATCGTCGCCAACCTCGTCACGGTCCCGGTGATCAACGGGAAGGTCGACTTCCACGTCAACGCCGGTTCCGTCGCGGTGATCGCCGACCTCTTCGGTTACTACACCAACTGA
- a CDS encoding cold-shock protein: protein MATGTVKWFNAEKGFGFIEQDGGGADVFAHYSNISASGFRELQEGQKVTFDVTQGQKGPQAENIVPA from the coding sequence ATGGCTACTGGCACCGTGAAGTGGTTCAACGCGGAAAAGGGCTTCGGCTTCATCGAGCAGGACGGCGGCGGCGCCGACGTCTTCGCCCACTACTCCAACATCTCTGCCTCCGGCTTCCGTGAGCTGCAGGAAGGCCAGAAGGTGACCTTCGACGTCACCCAGGGCCAGAAGGGTCCCCAGGCCGAGAACATCGTTCCCGCCTGA
- a CDS encoding MerR family transcriptional regulator yields MPPEHSPRTADRLDDDDYPAYTMGRAAEMIGATPTFLRAIGEARLITPLRSEGGHRRYSRYQLRIAARARELVDAGTPIEAACRIVILEDQLEEAKRLNDEMRGRLPSGEHPADGTS; encoded by the coding sequence GTGCCCCCTGAACACTCGCCGCGGACCGCCGACCGGCTTGACGACGACGACTACCCGGCGTACACGATGGGTCGCGCCGCCGAGATGATCGGCGCCACCCCGACCTTTCTGCGGGCCATCGGCGAGGCCAGGCTGATCACCCCGCTGCGCTCCGAGGGCGGTCACCGCCGCTACTCCCGTTACCAGCTGCGGATTGCCGCCCGGGCCCGCGAGCTGGTCGACGCCGGTACGCCGATCGAGGCCGCGTGCCGGATCGTCATCCTGGAGGACCAGCTGGAGGAGGCCAAGCGGCTCAACGACGAGATGCGCGGCCGACTGCCGTCCGGCGAGCACCCGGCTGACGGCACCAGCTGA
- a CDS encoding galactose-binding domain-containing protein: MSIRGKRLRPPGRGPVRRFGIGLLAATAVAAVTLAGSGQASASGPASAPARAAAVQPAAAHPAAVKPAAVPAAPAGFTTTWSDDFNGAANTGLNTDTWRYDAGAGWTFGTGEIETMTNSTANVYQDGSGHLVLKALHTGTDPAANWTSGRVETQADGFGAQPGGVVRMQASIQQPNVTTANGAGYWPAFWMLGSPLRVGVPWPGSGEVDILEDINGRSSVFGTLHCGVGSGGPCNETSGVGSGEHACAGCQTGYHTYAVEVDRSTSPEQIRWYLDGANYFTLRSDQVDAAAWANAVDHSFYIIFDLAIGGGFPAAFGGGPNAATVSGGQMNIDYVAVYNKSPDHGTNIAKGKPTTSSSNESATFPASNATDGDITTRWSSGFSDPQWLQVDLGQNYNVNHATLTWEAAAASAYQLQTSTDGTNWTTVYTNNNSPADIQDTNLSVTARYVRVYATARSSQYGDSLYEIALFGSPSSGGGDPGGGPATLLSQGKTATASSTENVGTPASAAVDGNTGTRWSSAFSDPQWLQVDLGASHSISQVVLNWETAAGKAFQIQTSPDGANWTTVYSTTTSTGGTQTIPVTGTGRYVRMNGTVRTTQYGYSLWEFQVYGT, translated from the coding sequence ATGTCGATCAGAGGCAAGCGTTTGCGGCCACCGGGCCGCGGACCGGTCAGGCGGTTCGGGATCGGGCTGCTGGCCGCGACGGCCGTGGCGGCCGTCACACTGGCGGGCTCAGGTCAGGCGTCCGCGTCCGGTCCGGCGTCCGCGCCCGCCCGGGCCGCCGCCGTACAGCCGGCCGCGGCCCACCCGGCCGCCGTGAAGCCGGCCGCCGTGCCCGCCGCGCCGGCCGGCTTCACCACCACCTGGAGCGACGACTTCAACGGTGCCGCCAACACCGGTCTGAACACCGACACCTGGCGTTACGACGCGGGCGCCGGCTGGACCTTCGGCACCGGCGAGATCGAGACGATGACCAACAGCACGGCCAACGTCTACCAGGACGGCAGCGGCCACCTGGTGCTCAAGGCCCTGCACACCGGCACCGACCCGGCTGCCAACTGGACCTCGGGCCGGGTCGAGACCCAGGCGGACGGCTTCGGCGCGCAGCCGGGCGGCGTCGTACGGATGCAGGCGTCCATCCAGCAGCCCAACGTGACCACCGCCAACGGCGCGGGCTACTGGCCCGCGTTCTGGATGCTGGGCTCCCCGCTGCGGGTCGGCGTGCCGTGGCCGGGGTCGGGCGAGGTCGACATCCTGGAGGACATCAACGGCCGCAGCTCCGTCTTCGGCACCCTGCACTGCGGTGTCGGCTCCGGCGGCCCCTGCAACGAGACCAGCGGTGTCGGCAGTGGCGAACACGCCTGCGCCGGCTGCCAGACCGGCTACCACACCTACGCGGTGGAGGTCGACCGCTCGACCTCTCCCGAGCAGATCCGCTGGTACCTGGACGGCGCCAACTACTTCACCCTGCGCTCCGACCAGGTGGACGCGGCGGCCTGGGCCAACGCGGTCGACCACAGCTTCTACATCATCTTCGACCTGGCGATCGGCGGCGGCTTCCCCGCGGCCTTCGGCGGCGGCCCCAACGCCGCCACCGTCTCCGGCGGTCAGATGAACATCGACTACGTGGCCGTCTACAACAAGTCGCCCGACCACGGCACCAACATCGCCAAGGGCAAGCCGACCACGTCCTCGTCCAACGAGAGCGCGACCTTCCCGGCGTCCAACGCCACCGACGGCGACATCACCACCCGCTGGTCGAGCGGCTTCTCCGACCCGCAGTGGCTCCAGGTCGACCTGGGCCAGAACTACAACGTCAACCACGCGACGCTCACCTGGGAGGCGGCGGCCGCATCCGCCTACCAGTTGCAGACGTCCACCGACGGCACCAACTGGACCACCGTCTACACCAACAACAACAGTCCGGCCGACATCCAGGACACCAACCTGTCGGTGACCGCCCGCTACGTCAGGGTCTACGCCACCGCCAGATCCTCGCAGTACGGCGACTCGCTGTACGAGATCGCCCTGTTCGGCAGCCCGTCCTCGGGCGGCGGCGACCCGGGCGGCGGCCCGGCGACCCTGCTGTCGCAGGGGAAGACGGCGACCGCGTCGTCGACCGAGAACGTCGGCACCCCGGCGTCCGCGGCCGTGGACGGCAACACCGGCACCCGCTGGTCGAGCGCCTTCTCCGACCCGCAGTGGCTCCAGGTCGACCTCGGCGCCAGCCACAGCATCAGCCAGGTCGTCCTCAACTGGGAGACGGCGGCGGGCAAGGCCTTCCAGATCCAGACCTCGCCCGACGGCGCCAACTGGACCACCGTCTACAGCACGACGACCAGCACCGGCGGCACCCAGACCATCCCGGTCACCGGCACCGGCCGCTACGTCCGGATGAACGGCACCGTCCGCACCACGCAATACGGCTACTCGCTCTGGGAGTTCCAGGTCTACGGCACCTGA
- a CDS encoding DUF5996 family protein: MDVFPPLPLESWRDTKETLHRFVQIVGKIRLAASPRRNHWWNVPFHLTGQGITTRPMGPIRGGDAFCVDFDFVAHRLVVRTLSGRQTSFPLAERSVADFYRDTVTALIALDIDAAPQHPYPYDLPDARRPFAEDHEHRSYDPAAVTRYWRVLSQVNLLLEEYAAGFSGKTSPVHHFWHTFDIAVTRFSEREIAPPADADPVTREAYSREVISAGFWFGDDSVPAPAFYSYTAPEPPGLADRPLHPGSAQWSAARGSHIALLMYDDARAADDPWATTLGFLDSAYRAGAELTHWERRRECPGGITDPRLRAAPAAG, from the coding sequence GTGGACGTCTTCCCGCCCCTGCCGCTGGAATCCTGGCGGGACACGAAGGAGACGCTGCACCGCTTCGTGCAGATCGTCGGCAAGATCCGGCTGGCCGCCAGTCCGCGCCGCAACCACTGGTGGAACGTGCCGTTCCATCTGACCGGGCAGGGCATCACCACCCGGCCGATGGGGCCGATCCGCGGCGGCGACGCCTTCTGCGTTGACTTCGACTTCGTCGCGCACCGCCTCGTGGTGCGGACGCTGTCCGGCCGGCAGACGTCCTTCCCGCTCGCGGAGCGCTCGGTCGCCGACTTCTACCGGGACACCGTCACCGCGCTCATCGCGCTCGACATCGACGCGGCGCCGCAGCACCCGTACCCCTACGACCTGCCGGACGCGCGGCGGCCGTTCGCTGAGGACCACGAGCACCGCAGCTACGACCCGGCCGCGGTCACCCGCTACTGGCGGGTCCTGAGCCAGGTCAATCTGCTGCTGGAGGAGTACGCGGCCGGCTTCTCCGGCAAGACCAGCCCGGTGCACCACTTCTGGCACACCTTCGACATCGCGGTGACCCGGTTCTCCGAGCGCGAGATCGCCCCGCCCGCCGACGCCGACCCGGTCACCCGGGAGGCGTACTCGCGCGAGGTGATCAGCGCCGGGTTCTGGTTCGGCGACGACAGCGTGCCCGCGCCCGCCTTCTACTCCTACACCGCGCCCGAGCCCCCCGGCCTGGCCGACCGGCCGCTGCACCCGGGCTCCGCCCAGTGGTCGGCCGCCCGCGGCAGCCACATCGCGCTGCTGATGTACGACGACGCCCGGGCCGCCGACGACCCCTGGGCCACCACCCTGGGCTTCCTGGACAGCGCCTACCGCGCCGGAGCTGAGCTGACCCACTGGGAGCGCCGCCGCGAGTGCCCGGGCGGCATCACCGACCCGCGGCTGCGGGCGGCGCCCGCCGCGGGCTGA
- a CDS encoding DEAD/DEAH box helicase — protein sequence MNRQARDNERYSRTTRGARGTGGSRGSGTSAGGSGGSRGGGYARSGGPQRSSSRPAPARQGEFAMPVTLTPALPAVTAFAELRIPQPVLKVLTSLGVTEPFPIQAATLPNTLAGRDVLGRGRTGSGKTLAFGLALLVRTAEVGRRAEPRRPLGLVLVPTRELAQQVTDALNPYARTLQLRLTTVVGGMSIGRQTTALRRGADIVIATPGRLADLIERGDCRLDEVGITVLDEADQMADMGFMPQVTRLLDQVRPQGQRMLFSATLDRNVDLLVRRYLNDPVVHSVDPAAGAVTTMAHHVLHVHDADKYATTTEIAARDGRVLLFLDTKHAVDRLTTHLLNSGVRAAALHGGKSQPQRTRTLARFKTGDVTALVATNVAARGIHIDDLDLVVNIDPPSDHKDYLHRGGRTARAGESGSVVTLVLPHQRREMARLMAAAGITPEITQVRSGEAALTRITGAQAPSGIPVPVAAPPAPTAARSASRTQSRGRRPARRRS from the coding sequence ATGAATCGTCAGGCTCGTGACAACGAACGGTATTCCCGCACGACACGCGGGGCGCGCGGAACCGGCGGATCCCGCGGTTCCGGCACGTCCGCGGGCGGCTCTGGCGGCAGCCGCGGCGGCGGGTACGCCCGCAGCGGCGGGCCACAGCGCTCCTCCTCCCGTCCCGCGCCCGCCCGGCAGGGCGAATTCGCCATGCCGGTCACCCTCACCCCGGCGCTGCCCGCGGTCACGGCCTTCGCCGAGCTGCGGATACCCCAGCCGGTACTCAAGGTGCTCACCAGCCTGGGCGTGACCGAGCCCTTCCCGATCCAGGCCGCCACGCTGCCCAACACGCTCGCCGGGCGCGATGTGCTCGGCCGGGGCCGTACCGGCTCGGGCAAGACGCTGGCCTTCGGGCTCGCGCTGCTGGTCCGCACCGCCGAGGTCGGCCGCCGCGCGGAGCCGCGCCGTCCGCTCGGCCTGGTGCTCGTCCCGACCAGGGAACTGGCCCAGCAGGTCACCGACGCGCTCAACCCGTACGCGCGCACGCTGCAACTGCGGCTCACCACCGTGGTCGGCGGCATGTCCATCGGCCGGCAGACGACGGCGCTGCGGCGCGGCGCCGACATCGTGATCGCCACCCCGGGCCGGCTCGCCGACCTGATCGAGCGCGGCGACTGCCGGCTCGACGAGGTCGGCATCACGGTGCTCGACGAGGCCGACCAGATGGCCGACATGGGCTTCATGCCCCAGGTCACCCGGCTGCTGGACCAGGTACGCCCGCAGGGGCAGCGGATGCTGTTCTCCGCCACCCTCGACCGCAATGTGGACCTGCTGGTGCGGCGCTATCTGAACGACCCGGTCGTGCACTCGGTCGACCCGGCGGCCGGCGCGGTCACCACCATGGCGCACCACGTGCTGCATGTGCACGACGCCGACAAGTACGCCACCACCACCGAGATCGCCGCGCGCGACGGTCGGGTGCTGCTCTTCCTCGACACCAAGCACGCGGTGGACCGGCTCACCACGCACCTGCTCAACAGCGGGGTACGGGCGGCGGCCCTGCACGGCGGCAAGTCCCAGCCGCAGCGCACCCGCACGCTGGCCCGCTTCAAGACCGGCGACGTCACCGCGCTGGTCGCCACGAATGTCGCCGCCCGCGGCATCCACATCGACGACCTCGACCTGGTCGTCAACATCGATCCGCCCAGCGACCACAAGGACTACCTGCACCGGGGCGGCCGTACCGCCCGCGCGGGCGAGTCGGGCAGCGTCGTCACCCTCGTGCTGCCGCACCAGCGCCGGGAGATGGCGCGGCTGATGGCCGCGGCCGGTATCACCCCCGAGATCACCCAGGTCCGCTCGGGCGAGGCCGCGCTGACCCGGATCACCGGCGCGCAGGCCCCGTCCGGCATCCCGGTCCCCGTGGCCGCGCCCCCGGCGCCCACCGCGGCGCGGTCGGCCTCCCGGACCCAGTCCAGGGGCCGCAGGCCCGCACGCCGTAGGTCCTGA
- a CDS encoding L,D-transpeptidase, translating to MTEQTAADTATGVEGAAAGGRRTWGVRSARGRRGLMALALGAVLLGAAACGGDADAHSGADGKNGSANGSAPANGSQAALTVLPANGATGVDTSGALKVSAAKGKLTKVAVTSQDGTPVDGAISADGGSWTPKGTLRTNTHYSVSATATDTDGKAASQQSAFTTVKPTASATNYGIFNVDSGKTYGVGMEVSIRFNKPVTNQADVRHAVTVTAEPSVPVEGHWFSSQRIDFRPENYWAAGTKVTLHLKLDGVKTSKGVYGAQYKDVTFTIGRSQTSVADNKTKMLTIYRDGKLLKTYPTSLGDADHTTYNGKMVIEEKDKVVDMDSQTVGLGNAYRIKDVPHGMRLSDSGTFAHGNYWRPASTFGHENTSHGCVGLRDVKGGGDPTTPAAWFYDNSLIGDVVQVVNSPDKVIPPSNGLNGWNMAWSSWVES from the coding sequence ATGACGGAGCAGACGGCGGCCGACACCGCCACCGGGGTGGAGGGGGCCGCTGCCGGCGGCCGGCGCACCTGGGGCGTACGGAGCGCGCGCGGCAGGAGAGGGCTGATGGCGCTCGCGCTGGGCGCCGTACTGCTCGGCGCCGCGGCCTGCGGGGGCGACGCCGACGCGCATTCCGGCGCGGACGGCAAGAACGGCTCGGCGAACGGCTCGGCCCCGGCGAACGGCTCGCAGGCGGCCCTCACCGTGCTGCCGGCGAACGGTGCCACCGGGGTGGACACCTCGGGCGCGCTGAAGGTCTCGGCCGCCAAGGGCAAGCTGACCAAGGTCGCGGTGACCTCGCAGGACGGCACCCCGGTCGACGGCGCGATATCCGCCGACGGCGGCAGCTGGACGCCGAAGGGCACCCTGCGCACCAACACGCACTACTCCGTCTCCGCCACCGCCACGGACACCGATGGCAAGGCCGCCAGCCAGCAGTCGGCGTTCACCACCGTGAAGCCGACCGCCTCCGCCACCAACTACGGCATCTTCAACGTCGATTCGGGCAAGACGTACGGCGTGGGCATGGAGGTGTCGATCCGCTTCAACAAGCCGGTCACCAACCAGGCCGACGTACGCCACGCGGTCACCGTCACCGCCGAGCCGAGCGTCCCCGTCGAGGGCCACTGGTTCAGCTCCCAGCGCATCGACTTCCGCCCCGAGAACTACTGGGCGGCCGGCACCAAGGTCACGCTCCACCTCAAGCTCGACGGCGTGAAGACCTCCAAGGGCGTCTACGGGGCCCAGTACAAGGACGTCACCTTCACCATCGGCCGCTCGCAGACCTCCGTCGCGGACAACAAGACCAAGATGCTGACGATCTACCGCGACGGCAAGCTCCTCAAGACCTACCCCACCAGCCTCGGTGACGCCGACCACACCACCTACAACGGCAAGATGGTGATCGAGGAGAAGGACAAGGTGGTGGACATGGACTCGCAGACCGTGGGTCTGGGCAACGCCTACCGCATCAAGGACGTCCCGCACGGCATGCGGCTGTCCGACTCCGGCACCTTCGCGCACGGCAACTACTGGCGGCCCGCCTCCACCTTCGGCCACGAGAACACCAGCCACGGCTGCGTCGGCCTGCGCGACGTCAAGGGCGGCGGCGACCCGACCACCCCGGCCGCCTGGTTCTACGACAACTCGCTGATCGGCGACGTCGTCCAGGTCGTCAACTCCCCCGACAAGGTCATCCCCCCGAGCAACGGGCTCAACGGCTGGAACATGGCGTGGTCGTCGTGGGTCGAATCCTGA